A section of the Scylla paramamosain isolate STU-SP2022 chromosome 33, ASM3559412v1, whole genome shotgun sequence genome encodes:
- the LOC135089433 gene encoding uncharacterized protein LOC135089433 produces the protein MKLVVILSAVLAIAQAASAHDSKPYGSASPGHAEKSKGHSELLKAEADSELPEEEEEEEEEEEETELTHELKDDSELSGEAEGDSEFPLESNTHRLLLEPSELSDLPRGYGAPSLVLEHLELSQDYGVPDLVIEHSDNHSELSQTYGSPEIHVHLSLSELYDDSDEVSDHYGDFHSFHNSPSSSYSIHDLSSHSLSHGYGHSSYGKECGDGQVIHVDGSCVTPYVTRRRYVFEAPKLPRHPTLPPLLPPPRIVKNVLYVRTPEEDPSPPPIVLPPLEKNIVYILNKQHQARQKIIEAPIPQKETPEVYYVNYAGHDNPELPTGGDLHKALALTSQSSEESSEDEYSDED, from the exons ATGAAGCTGGTG GTCATCCTCTCAGCAGTGCTGGCCATCGCTCAGGCTGCCTCCGCTCATGACTCAAAACCATATGGCTCTGCATCCCCTGGTCATGCCGAAAAATCAAAAGGCCACTCAGAACTCCTTAAAGCAGAAGCTGACTCAGAACtccctgaagaagaagaagaagaagaagaagaagaagaagaaacagaacttACCCATGAACTAAAAGACGATTCGGAACTCTCGGGAGAAGCAGAAGGGGACTCAGAGTTCCCCCTGGAAAGCAACACTCATCGTCTCCTGCTGGAACCATCAGAACTGTCAGACCTTCCTAGGGGTTACGGCGCTCCTAGTCTGGTTCTAGAACACCTAGAGCTTAGCCAGGATTACGGTGTTCCTGATCTCGTTATAGAACACTCAGACAACCACTCAGAACTCTCCCAAACGTATGGCTCACCGGAGATCCACGTGCATTTGTCCCTGTCAGAACTGTACGATGACAGTGACGAGGTTTCAGATCATTACGGAGACTTCCACTCATTTCACaactcgccctcctcctcttactccatccatgacctctcctctcactccctctcgcACGGGTACGGGCACAGCAGTTACGGGAAGGAATGCGGCGATGGGCAAGTAATACACGTGGACGGCAGCTGTGTCACGCCTTACGTCACGCGCAGACGGTACGTGTTCGAAGCTCCGAAACTGCCGCGCCACCCCACCCTGCCtccgctgctgccgccaccgcGTATCGTGAAGAATGTTTTATACGTGAGAACCCCGGAGGAAGACCCGTCACCGCCACCTATCGTCCTCCCGccccttgaaaaaaatattgtgtacATCTTGAATAAACAGCACCAGGCGAGGCAGAAGATCATTGAAGCTCCGATCCCGCAAAAGGAGACCCCGGAAGTTTACTACGTGAATTACGCCGGCCATGACAACCCCGAGCTCCCTACTGGTGGGGATCTGCACAAGGCGCTTGCTCTCACCTCCCAGAGCAGTGAGGAGTCGAGTGAAGATGAATATAGTGATGAAGACTGA
- the LOC135089461 gene encoding loricrin-like codes for MYTLPSHHGGSDPARGPCCLHRGGNPHQLLPALRTPTAAAAAAAAAAAAGGGGGSHFGSGLISTGSSFVLSGDSHEIGGGYSGGGGGGGGGGFSSGGFSGGGFSGGGFSSGGFGGGGGFISGGGGSHEIGGGISCGGGQVLHSDGRCVSPQVTRNVYVFSAPALPPSVGPRPIVPPPRVVENVVFIRAPEGGVGTKPIVVPPPIHKNVVYVLNKRQQLGQQLIHVPAAPQEQPDVYFVHYNDGDNPSLPTGGDLQSALSQASHGSGELIGHGGGGIIGGGGGIIGGGGIISGGGGYGSGGGGGGSIIGGGSIIGGGGGGGGGGGYGGGGHDSHESHY; via the exons ATGTACACTCTTCCTTCCCACCATGGCGGCTCTG ATCCTGCTCGTGGGCCTTGCTGCCTCCACCGCGGCGGAAACCCTCACCAGCTACTCCCCGCCCTCCGAACTCctacggcggcggcggcggcggcggcggcggcggcggcggcgggcggcggtggcggcagccACTTCGGCTCTGGACTGATTTCCACCGGTAGTAGCTTCGTCTTGAGCGGCGACAGTCATGAAATCGGCGGCGGctacagcggcggcggcggcggcggcggcggcggcggctttaGCAGCGGCGGCTTCAGCGGCGGCGGCTTTAGCGGCGGCGGCTTTAGCAGCGGTGGctttggcggcggcggcggcttcatcagcggcggcggcggcagtcaTGAAATTGGTGGCGGAATTTCCTGCGGCGGCGGGCAAGTCCTGCACTCCGACGGGCGCTGCGTGTCACCCCAAGTGACCAGGAACGTGTATGTGTTCTCCGCCCCCGCTCTGCCCCCCAGCGTGGGGCCGCGCCCCATTGTACCTCCCCCGCGCGTCGTTGAGAACGTGGTGTTCATTCGTGCCCCTGAGGGAGGCGTGGGCACCAAACCCATCGTGGTGCCGCCGCCCATCCACAAGAACGTGGTGTACGTGCTCAACAAGAGACAGCAGCTAGGCCAGCAGCTGATCCACGTGCCCGCGGCGCCGCAGGAGCAGCCCGACGTGTACTTCGTGCACTACAACGACGGCGACAACCCCTCCCTGCCCACCGGCGGCGACTTGCAGTCCGCCCTCAGCCAGGCCTCGCACGGCAGCGGCGAGCTGATCGGccatggcggcggcggcatcattggcggcggcggcggcatcaTTGGCGGTGGCGGCATCattagcggcggcggcggctatggcagcggtggcggcggaggcggcTCCATTATCGGAGGCGGCAGCATcattggcggcggcggcggcggcggcggcggcggcggctatgGCGGAGGTGGTCATGACAGCCATGAGAGCCATTATTAG